The stretch of DNA tttttttaattacataaaaaatatcaatgAGACTTACTTCCATGTAGAATTTGTGAACGGAATTATGTTTATTACTTCAAAACATacaacataaaaataaaatattttttaatttcgaattgatttttttaaatctattACTTCTGATATATTATTGATTAcataagtatttttttttttcaattttttaaaatataataaaaaaatatataaaaaaacaatgaCAAAAAATAGACTTTTAATAGAGTCTCGAGAGGCTAAAAAACAAACTGATCCAGACATAATACTTAGTCACAggtatatttaaatgaaatgaaatttttgttattttattttattttatttttcattcatATGTTCCctttattttacattttttcatcacatttttttatcatttttcttatattacattttttacatttatattacctttatttcatcatatactttttatatttttattatatttattttttattattatttatagatatcttttttttcaaaattttgcaaataatatataaatattatactaTTTCTCCATttaaataacaaattttatattatattattttacttttattttttttcttagtgAACATAATTTACATGAGTGGCAAGCTATTATAAAAGGTCCTCGTGATTCCCCATATGAAGTAAAAGACATAttctatatataatgaaaatttaattattatcttaatgatttatttttattatatcattatacaaattttatattcaatctaagcatataaatatacattatttatgtatatattttaatataatgtATATGTGTatgcttaattttttttttccttttttttttttttatgtattattttttattatatttattattgtaTAGGGAGGAAAATGGaagttaaatataaaatgcaAAAGTACATATCCAATAGATCCACCCTTAATAACATTTGTGACTAAATTTTTTCATCCGAACGTAAATTTTGCAACaggtaaatttttttatatgcctt from Plasmodium relictum strain SGS1 genome assembly, chromosome: 11 encodes:
- a CDS encoding ubiquitin-conjugating enzyme E2, putative, giving the protein MTKNRLLIESREAKKQTDPDIILSHSEHNLHEWQAIIKGPRDSPYEGGKWKLNIKCKSTYPIDPPLITFVTKFFHPNVNFATGELCMDILKANWSPAWTIQSLCRAILFLFTEPNAESPLNCDAGNLIRSGDIKGFQSMAKMYTVEYAMQND